In a genomic window of Blattabacterium cuenoti:
- a CDS encoding endonuclease III domain-containing protein: MKRNDFFSRKIKIIEKTLDLLYPNPNNTLYYINEYTLLISIILTARSKEKKVNEITKVLFRKIRTPMDTIYLSIENIKNIIKNIGLYNIKSKNIYDLSVILINKYHGVIPKDISILESLPGVGHKTASVFLSHVSNKYVFPVDTHIHRMMFRWKLSNGKNVKQTEQDAKRLFKKKNWKKLHFQIISYAKEYSPSQKWDLKKDIIYQKLLFNNLLKR; encoded by the coding sequence ATGAAAAGAAATGATTTTTTTTCAAGAAAAATAAAAATTATCGAAAAAACATTGGATTTATTATATCCTAATCCAAATAATACTCTTTACTATATCAACGAATACACTCTACTAATATCCATAATATTAACCGCTAGAAGTAAAGAAAAAAAAGTAAATGAAATAACAAAAGTTTTATTTAGAAAAATACGTACTCCTATGGATACAATTTATCTTTCCATTGAAAATATAAAAAATATAATAAAAAATATAGGACTTTATAATATAAAATCTAAAAATATTTATGACTTATCCGTTATTTTAATAAATAAATATCATGGAGTTATTCCTAAAGATATTTCTATTTTAGAATCTTTACCTGGAGTAGGACATAAAACAGCTTCTGTTTTTTTATCTCATGTATCTAATAAATATGTATTTCCCGTGGATACACATATTCATAGGATGATGTTTCGTTGGAAATTGAGTAATGGAAAAAATGTGAAACAAACAGAACAAGATGCAAAACGTCTTTTTAAAAAAAAAAACTGGAAGAAACTTCATTTTCAAATTATTTCTTATGCTAAAGAATATTCTCCATCCCAAAAATGGGATTTAAAAAAAGATATTATCTATCAAAAACTATTGTTCAATAATTTATTAAAAAGGTAA
- a CDS encoding AAA family ATPase, translated as MKKVFPVLSDKYKPLKWNEVIGQQDAIFILKKAIQENRLSKILFFFGPEGVGKNTCAQILSNELNSFSELKDFFLNKFEINGLFNNSLEHICKIINRVRSLPKTGKYNTFIINNLHLFPQTIFYLFLKFIEERHTHVLFIFCATEEKKAPKFILSRCQVYEFKSISTKEIFLHLKMISEKENIVIENEALLILSKHVKGSVKKALYLLDKIILYNGSEFKISKEFIMKRLRIINIKYYFKIIDYLLDKKIHKIFILLDQISQSKIDYYNLMIGLIKHFRNLFLSKNYETIPILKYKKDIIFSYIEQSKKISYFLLMNALNICLKLKTEYEKLNQNYRLTIEIYLIQLAYLFYSHENKNSFLVEEEKKNEKLHQEKNEKIQFLQKNWIIFIQKFYEKINPVYLYFLKNEIQFKIEKNKIFFVIPSKLGNHSFFLIQILKYFKYKFNNPHLEFEIIKKNSDIIEQYNLLYQKNKLIETLIERFNLKISSL; from the coding sequence ATGAAAAAAGTTTTTCCTGTATTATCTGATAAATATAAACCATTAAAATGGAATGAAGTAATAGGACAACAGGATGCAATTTTTATTTTAAAAAAAGCAATACAAGAAAATCGTTTATCTAAAATTTTATTTTTTTTTGGTCCAGAAGGGGTTGGAAAAAATACATGTGCACAAATTTTATCAAATGAATTAAATTCTTTTTCAGAATTAAAAGATTTTTTTTTAAATAAGTTTGAGATTAATGGACTTTTTAATAATTCATTAGAACATATTTGTAAAATAATCAACCGAGTCCGTTCTCTTCCTAAAACAGGAAAGTATAATACATTTATCATTAATAATTTACATTTATTTCCTCAAACTATTTTTTATTTATTTTTAAAATTTATAGAAGAAAGACATACGCATGTATTATTTATTTTTTGTGCAACAGAAGAAAAAAAAGCACCGAAATTTATTTTGTCACGTTGTCAAGTTTATGAATTTAAAAGTATTTCCACAAAAGAAATTTTTTTACACTTGAAAATGATCTCTGAAAAAGAAAATATAGTAATAGAAAATGAAGCATTATTGATTTTATCCAAACATGTAAAAGGATCTGTTAAAAAAGCTCTTTATTTGTTAGATAAAATAATTTTATATAATGGGAGTGAATTTAAAATATCTAAAGAATTTATAATGAAAAGATTGAGAATTATTAATATAAAATATTATTTTAAAATAATAGATTATCTTTTAGATAAAAAAATACATAAAATATTCATTCTGTTGGATCAAATTTCACAATCTAAAATTGATTATTATAATTTAATGATAGGATTAATTAAACATTTTAGAAATTTATTTCTATCTAAAAATTATGAAACAATTCCTATTTTGAAATATAAAAAGGATATAATATTTTCTTATATTGAACAATCAAAAAAAATATCTTATTTCTTATTAATGAATGCTTTGAATATTTGTTTAAAATTAAAAACAGAGTATGAAAAATTAAATCAGAATTATAGATTAACTATTGAAATTTATTTAATACAATTAGCATATTTATTTTATTCTCATGAAAATAAAAATTCTTTTTTAGTAGAGGAAGAAAAAAAAAATGAAAAACTCCATCAAGAAAAAAATGAAAAAATTCAATTTTTACAAAAAAATTGGATAATTTTCATTCAAAAATTTTATGAAAAAATAAATCCTGTTTATTTATATTTTTTAAAAAATGAAATACAATTTAAAATAGAAAAAAACAAAATTTTTTTCGTTATTCCATCTAAACTAGGAAATCATAGTTTTTTCTTAATTCAAATTTTGAAATATTTTAAATATAAATTTAATAATCCACATTTAGAATTTGAAATAATAAAAAAAAATTCAGATATAATAGAACAATACAATCTTTTATATCAAAAAAATAAATTAATAGAAACATTAATAGAACGGTTTAATTTAAAAATTTCCTCACTATGA
- a CDS encoding alpha/beta hydrolase produces MLLKNQLSIKHIIKKTTSGNENILFLMIHGYGSNERDLFSLKEDLPKNFFIISIQGFYSIGIDKYSWYDIDFQNEKKFINIIQAKKTVDKISFFIHEAIKEYKLKEKPVWICGFSQGAILSYAIALKNYDKIKKIIALSGYLENSLLTEKINHFNDLEFFISHGKYDTIIPINWVKRGLKFLKKKKILSFFYKEYETGHTLCDLNYQDLINWIKKKHVCI; encoded by the coding sequence ATGCTTTTAAAAAATCAACTTTCTATAAAACACATTATAAAAAAAACTACGAGTGGAAATGAAAATATTCTTTTTTTAATGATTCATGGATATGGTAGTAATGAAAGGGATCTTTTTTCTTTAAAAGAAGATCTTCCCAAAAATTTTTTTATAATTAGTATTCAAGGTTTCTATTCTATTGGAATAGATAAGTATTCTTGGTATGATATAGATTTTCAAAATGAAAAGAAATTTATTAATATCATACAGGCTAAAAAAACTGTTGATAAAATATCATTCTTTATACATGAGGCTATAAAAGAGTATAAATTAAAAGAAAAACCAGTATGGATATGTGGTTTTAGTCAAGGAGCTATTTTAAGCTATGCTATTGCATTAAAAAATTATGATAAAATAAAAAAAATAATAGCATTAAGTGGATATTTAGAAAATAGTCTTTTGACAGAAAAAATCAATCATTTTAACGATTTAGAGTTTTTTATATCTCATGGAAAATATGATACTATAATTCCTATAAATTGGGTAAAAAGAGGATTAAAATTTTTGAAGAAAAAAAAAATACTTTCTTTCTTTTATAAAGAGTATGAAACTGGTCATACTTTATGTGATCTAAATTATCAAGATTTGATCAATTGGATTAAAAAAAAACATGTTTGTATTTAA
- a CDS encoding M16 family metallopeptidase, whose translation MFAHTFNRNKPPISLKRKTTINIEKPKFFQMKNGLKVIIVENHKLPLVRVGLELDCNPSLEKDKAGIKKILGQMLRSGTKNRTKEELDEIIDYMGCSLYTSFSEVSIFTMKKYLSKSVSIMSDILMNSKFDNSKELDKIIKQRIIDINLAEKDPNSILQRVRNILYFGKSHPYGEYETYDTIKNITLHDIKKLYEKYYVPNISYLSFIGDISQKEAEKLCNIYFSKWEKKSYTDDLVTKEYMITSEIEIDIVDVPSLSQSTICFGGPVSLRKNDSEYFPSILANGILGGGPQSRLFLNLREKKAYTYGAYSILKSDKNIGYFSVYTQVRNEVTEKAIKDIIKEIKEITTAKKISLEELKIKKKEISGQFILDFEDPNRISDLFICELKNNLPDGFYKNYLNKIESVKIGDVHQSCRKFFFPKNGRIIIIGKASDILPNLKKLGYPIRYFDQFGSLINKDE comes from the coding sequence ATGTTTGCTCATACATTTAATCGAAATAAGCCACCTATATCTCTTAAAAGAAAAACTACAATAAATATAGAGAAACCTAAATTTTTTCAAATGAAAAATGGTTTAAAAGTTATAATTGTAGAAAACCATAAACTTCCTTTAGTCAGAGTTGGATTAGAATTAGATTGTAACCCGTCTTTAGAGAAAGATAAGGCGGGAATAAAAAAAATTTTAGGTCAGATGCTTCGTTCCGGTACGAAAAATCGCACTAAAGAAGAATTAGATGAGATTATTGATTATATGGGATGTAGTTTATATACTTCTTTTTCTGAAGTATCTATTTTTACTATGAAAAAGTATTTAAGTAAATCTGTATCTATAATGAGTGATATTTTAATGAATAGTAAATTTGATAATTCTAAAGAATTAGATAAAATAATTAAACAAAGAATTATAGATATTAATCTTGCAGAAAAGGATCCAAATTCTATTTTACAAAGAGTCCGAAATATTTTATATTTCGGAAAAAGTCATCCTTATGGAGAATATGAAACTTATGATACGATTAAAAATATCACTCTTCATGATATAAAAAAACTGTACGAAAAGTATTATGTACCCAACATATCCTATCTTTCTTTTATTGGAGATATATCTCAAAAAGAAGCAGAAAAATTATGTAACATTTATTTTTCTAAATGGGAAAAAAAATCATACACAGATGATCTTGTTACTAAAGAATATATGATTACATCCGAAATAGAAATAGATATTGTTGATGTTCCTTCTTTAAGCCAATCTACAATTTGTTTTGGAGGACCGGTATCTTTGAGGAAAAATGATTCTGAATATTTTCCTTCTATATTAGCAAACGGTATTTTAGGAGGAGGACCTCAAAGTCGTTTATTTTTAAATCTTAGAGAGAAAAAAGCTTATACATATGGAGCTTATTCTATATTAAAATCAGATAAAAATATTGGTTATTTTTCAGTTTATACCCAAGTAAGAAATGAAGTAACAGAAAAAGCTATAAAAGATATTATAAAAGAAATTAAGGAAATAACTACTGCAAAAAAAATTTCTTTGGAAGAATTGAAAATAAAGAAAAAAGAAATAAGTGGTCAGTTCATTCTTGATTTTGAAGATCCCAATAGGATTAGTGATCTTTTTATATGTGAATTGAAAAATAATCTTCCAGACGGATTTTATAAAAATTATTTAAATAAAATCGAATCAGTTAAGATAGGTGATGTTCATCAATCATGCCGGAAATTTTTTTTTCCAAAAAATGGAAGGATTATAATTATTGGAAAAGCTAGTGACATATTGCCTAATCTAAAAAAATTAGGTTATCCTATTCGTTATTTTGACCAATTTGGATCCTTAATAAATAAAGATGAATAA
- a CDS encoding ABC transporter ATP-binding protein: MIQAKNIYKYFGKDEILKGVSLRIKEGTMVCILGESGAGKSTLLHILGTLEKPTVRKKIETSIKINKEEILSLTDEKLSILRNQIIGFIFQTPQLLPEFTVLENICLPGFINKKKKKKYVKEKAINLLNQFKLSKYENSKIEELSGGQKQKVSVARALINDPKIIFADEPSGNLDIQNAKELHNFFSLLNRKFKQTFLIVTHNLKLANMADKKLKIKNGVIHNMD; encoded by the coding sequence ATGATTCAGGCTAAAAATATTTACAAATATTTTGGAAAAGATGAAATTTTAAAAGGAGTGTCTTTAAGAATAAAGGAGGGAACTATGGTGTGTATTTTAGGAGAATCTGGAGCAGGAAAAAGCACTTTACTACACATCTTAGGAACTTTAGAAAAACCAACTGTAAGAAAAAAAATAGAAACTAGTATAAAAATAAATAAAGAAGAGATATTATCTCTTACAGATGAAAAACTTTCTATTTTAAGAAATCAAATAATAGGATTTATATTTCAAACTCCTCAACTTCTTCCTGAATTTACTGTATTAGAAAATATTTGTTTACCAGGTTTTATAAATAAAAAAAAGAAAAAAAAATATGTAAAAGAAAAAGCTATAAATTTATTAAATCAATTTAAACTATCTAAATATGAAAATTCAAAAATAGAAGAATTATCTGGAGGACAAAAACAGAAAGTATCTGTAGCCAGGGCATTAATCAATGATCCAAAAATCATTTTTGCGGATGAACCTTCCGGTAATTTAGATATACAAAATGCAAAAGAATTGCATAATTTTTTTTCTTTACTTAACCGTAAGTTTAAACAAACTTTTTTAATTGTAACTCATAATCTAAAATTAGCAAATATGGCTGATAAAAAACTAAAAATAAAAAATGGAGTAATACATAATATGGATTAA
- a CDS encoding DUF3127 domain-containing protein — protein sequence MEITGIVKKLFNIQKFDSGFQKREIVLTTEEPYPQNILVEFIQDKVDLLKNIKPKDKIKIFINIRGREWTNTEGIVRYFNSIQGWKIEHYSTETSNKPPITPSSLSSDDFDDLPF from the coding sequence ATGGAAATCACAGGGATAGTTAAAAAACTATTTAATATTCAAAAATTTGATAGTGGATTTCAAAAAAGAGAAATTGTTCTTACCACTGAAGAACCATATCCTCAAAATATATTAGTTGAATTTATTCAAGATAAAGTGGATTTATTGAAAAATATAAAGCCAAAAGATAAAATAAAAATTTTTATCAATATTCGAGGAAGAGAATGGACAAATACCGAAGGTATTGTTAGATATTTTAATTCCATTCAAGGATGGAAAATAGAACATTATTCTACAGAAACTTCAAATAAACCTCCAATTACACCTAGTTCTTTATCGTCTGATGATTTTGATGATTTACCTTTTTAA
- the sucC gene encoding ADP-forming succinate--CoA ligase subunit beta, producing the protein MNLHEYQGREILNSFSIQVPDGMLATSPEEAVKVANILFKRTRKNSLVIKAQINAGGRGKAGGIQIVKNLDEVYEKSKNILGKFLITPQTSKKGELVRKILLSEDVYYSEPTSTVEYYLSILLNREIEKNMILYSKEGGINIEYLSKTNPNKIHTEIIDPILGLQLFQTRKIGLNLGIHNSDILKKFSIFLFSLYKTYINCDALLLEINPLIKTFDQKFIPVDVKIILDDNAFFRHKEYESLNERDDINTIEKEATEARLNFLKLEGNVGCMVNGAGLAMATMDMIKLCGGIPANFLDIGGSADQKRVEKAFYIILKDKSVKTILINIFGGIVRCDTVAEGIISSYSKIYQKIKIPVVVRLQGTNEEIAKKLIRDSLLPIYSTDTLKEAANKIQKILHI; encoded by the coding sequence ATGAATTTACATGAATACCAAGGAAGAGAAATATTGAATTCTTTTTCAATTCAAGTTCCTGATGGAATGTTAGCTACTTCTCCTGAAGAAGCAGTGAAAGTTGCTAATATTCTTTTTAAAAGAACTAGAAAAAATTCTTTAGTTATTAAAGCTCAAATTAATGCTGGAGGACGAGGAAAAGCAGGTGGTATTCAAATAGTAAAAAATTTGGATGAAGTTTATGAGAAGTCAAAAAATATTTTAGGAAAATTTTTGATAACACCTCAAACTTCCAAAAAAGGAGAATTAGTTAGAAAAATTTTGTTGTCTGAAGACGTTTATTATTCAGAACCCACTTCAACAGTAGAATATTATTTGTCAATATTACTGAATCGTGAGATAGAAAAAAATATGATTCTTTATTCTAAGGAAGGTGGAATAAATATAGAATATTTGTCAAAGACAAATCCAAATAAAATACATACAGAAATAATAGATCCAATATTGGGTCTCCAATTATTTCAAACAAGAAAAATTGGATTGAATTTAGGAATTCATAATAGTGATATTTTAAAAAAGTTTAGTATTTTTTTATTTTCACTTTATAAAACCTATATAAATTGTGATGCATTATTATTAGAAATTAATCCTTTAATAAAAACATTTGATCAAAAATTTATACCAGTTGATGTAAAAATTATTTTGGATGATAATGCTTTCTTTCGTCATAAAGAATATGAATCTCTAAATGAGAGAGATGATATTAATACAATTGAGAAAGAGGCAACTGAAGCAAGATTAAATTTTTTAAAATTGGAAGGAAATGTAGGATGTATGGTAAATGGAGCTGGATTAGCAATGGCAACTATGGATATGATTAAACTTTGTGGAGGAATTCCTGCTAATTTTCTAGATATTGGAGGTTCTGCTGATCAGAAACGTGTAGAAAAAGCTTTTTATATAATATTAAAAGATAAATCCGTAAAAACAATATTAATCAACATATTTGGTGGAATTGTACGTTGTGATACAGTTGCAGAAGGAATCATAAGTTCTTATTCAAAAATTTATCAGAAAATAAAAATTCCTGTAGTTGTTCGTTTACAAGGAACAAATGAGGAAATAGCGAAAAAATTGATTAGAGATAGTTTATTACCTATTTATTCAACTGATACTTTGAAAGAAGCGGCTAATAAAATTCAAAAAATATTACACATTTAA
- a CDS encoding iron-sulfur cluster assembly protein: protein MNNKYNLLEDHIISILKNIYDPEISVDIYELGLIYDIKIFKKNQVKIVMTLTSPNCPIAESLPLLVKEKVQSIREIEKVNVILTFDPPWSKEFMSEEARLELGLL from the coding sequence ATGAATAATAAATATAATCTTTTAGAGGATCATATTATTTCTATATTAAAAAATATATATGACCCAGAAATTTCGGTAGATATTTATGAATTGGGTTTGATTTATGATATTAAAATTTTCAAAAAAAATCAAGTAAAAATAGTAATGACTTTAACTTCACCTAACTGTCCAATAGCGGAAAGTTTACCTTTATTAGTTAAAGAAAAAGTACAATCTATAAGAGAAATAGAAAAAGTAAATGTAATTTTGACATTTGATCCACCTTGGAGTAAGGAATTTATGAGTGAAGAAGCACGTTTAGAATTGGGTTTATTATAA
- a CDS encoding SPFH domain-containing protein — MSIFSLLFYIILALLIFSFFSSFVFIVNQETTAILERMGKFHSVCYAGLNFKLPIIDNIVGKLTLKIQQLDVLVDTKTKDNVFVKVKVSVQFKVIEDKVYEAFYKLDNSHAQITSYIFDVVRAEVPKMRLDDVFERKDHIAIAVKGELEGSMLDYGYSIIKALVTDLDPDEQVKQAMNRINTAEREKVAAEYKAEADRIKIVAKAKAEAESKKLQGKGTADQRREIARGILESVEVLNNVGINSQEASALIVVTQHYDTLQSMGESGNTNLILLPNSPGSANEMLNNMITSFNISNQIGETLKKKNNNKK; from the coding sequence ATGAGTATTTTCAGTTTGCTATTTTATATAATTTTAGCACTTTTAATTTTTTCTTTTTTTTCTAGCTTTGTTTTTATAGTAAATCAAGAGACCACAGCCATCCTTGAAAGAATGGGTAAATTTCATAGTGTTTGTTATGCTGGATTGAATTTTAAGCTTCCTATTATAGATAATATTGTAGGAAAACTTACATTAAAAATTCAACAGTTAGATGTATTAGTAGATACAAAAACAAAAGATAATGTATTTGTGAAAGTAAAGGTATCAGTTCAATTCAAAGTTATAGAAGATAAAGTTTATGAAGCTTTCTACAAATTAGATAATTCTCATGCTCAAATCACTTCTTATATATTTGATGTTGTTAGAGCGGAAGTACCAAAAATGAGATTAGATGATGTTTTTGAACGGAAAGACCATATTGCTATTGCTGTTAAAGGAGAATTGGAAGGTTCTATGTTAGATTATGGATATTCCATAATTAAAGCATTAGTTACAGATCTGGACCCAGATGAACAAGTAAAACAAGCGATGAATCGTATTAATACAGCTGAAAGGGAAAAAGTTGCTGCAGAGTATAAAGCAGAAGCTGATAGAATAAAAATTGTAGCTAAAGCAAAAGCAGAAGCTGAAAGTAAAAAGTTACAAGGAAAAGGAACAGCAGATCAACGTAGAGAAATAGCTAGAGGAATTTTAGAATCAGTAGAAGTATTAAATAATGTAGGAATTAATTCACAAGAAGCTTCTGCTTTGATTGTTGTTACCCAACATTATGATACTTTACAATCTATGGGAGAAAGTGGAAATACTAATTTAATTTTATTACCAAATTCACCAGGATCAGCTAATGAAATGTTAAATAACATGATTACTTCATTTAATATTTCTAATCAAATTGGAGAAACTCTTAAAAAAAAGAATAACAATAAAAAGTAA
- a CDS encoding ATP-dependent Clp protease ATP-binding subunit: MIYHYHYSSSNKKKLFFSSAYSDEDIENEGSSSYGSGGSGTGSGYYGGIKSKTPVLDNFGRDLNSVAMEGKLDPVVGRDKEVERVSQILSRRKKNNPLLIGEPGVGKSAIVEGLALRIVQKKVSRVLYNKRVVLLDLASLVAGTKYRGQFEERMKAIINESEKNSGLILFIDEIHTLIGAGGTTGSLDASNIFKPALARGDIQCIGATTLNEYRQYIEKDGALERRFQKIIVQPSSEKETIEILKRIKGKYESHHNVIYTDEAIKSCVSLTVKYIVDRFLPDKAIDALDESGSRVHIKNIKVPQEIVLLEKELESIRKEKSKVVKSQKYEEAAHLRDTEKRIEKRLIEAQKNWEESSKKNKEIVSEENVEEVVSMMSGIPVNKIAQAEMKKLSKMIDTLKEKIIGQDEAVEKIVKAVQRNRTGLKDPNTPIGSFIFLGQTGVGKTFLAKIFAKELFDSEESLVRIDMSEYMEKFSVSRLIGAPPGYVGYEEGGQLTEIIRRRPYSVILLDEIEKAHHDVFNILLQILDYGCVTDSIGRKINFKNTVIIFTSNTGTQQLKEFGKGIGFQTKARKSSNYIKNILEKSLNRTFSPEFLNRIDDVIIFNSLTKEDISKITYIELKKTILHVFNLGYELELHPKVIYFIQKKGFDQKYGARPLKRAMEKFIKNPISEYIISEKLKKGDKILLRMNKNNDNVEVSIHKKKNEKK; the protein is encoded by the coding sequence ATGATTTATCATTATCATTATTCGTCAAGCAATAAAAAAAAACTTTTTTTTTCTTCTGCTTATTCAGATGAAGATATCGAAAATGAAGGTTCTTCTTCTTACGGATCTGGAGGAAGTGGAACAGGTTCTGGATATTATGGAGGTATAAAAAGTAAAACTCCGGTTTTGGATAATTTCGGAAGAGATCTAAATTCTGTAGCTATGGAAGGTAAACTAGATCCAGTAGTAGGTAGAGATAAAGAAGTTGAACGTGTATCTCAAATATTGAGTAGAAGAAAAAAAAATAACCCTCTTCTTATAGGAGAACCTGGTGTCGGAAAATCTGCTATTGTTGAAGGATTAGCATTACGTATTGTACAAAAAAAAGTTTCTAGAGTATTATATAATAAAAGAGTCGTACTACTAGATTTAGCAAGTTTAGTTGCTGGAACTAAGTATAGAGGTCAATTTGAGGAAAGAATGAAAGCTATTATAAATGAATCAGAAAAAAATTCAGGATTAATTCTTTTTATCGATGAGATTCACACTCTGATTGGAGCAGGAGGAACTACAGGTTCACTAGATGCTTCAAACATATTCAAACCTGCATTAGCAAGAGGTGATATCCAATGTATTGGAGCTACTACATTAAATGAGTATAGACAATATATAGAAAAAGATGGTGCATTAGAAAGAAGATTTCAAAAAATTATTGTGCAACCCTCTTCTGAAAAGGAAACTATAGAAATTTTAAAAAGAATAAAAGGAAAATATGAGAGTCATCATAATGTTATTTATACAGATGAAGCTATAAAATCTTGTGTATCTCTTACTGTAAAATATATTGTAGATCGATTTTTACCAGATAAAGCGATTGATGCATTAGATGAATCCGGATCCCGTGTTCATATTAAAAATATAAAAGTTCCACAAGAAATAGTTCTTTTAGAAAAAGAATTAGAAAGTATTAGAAAAGAGAAATCTAAAGTTGTCAAGAGTCAGAAATATGAAGAAGCAGCACATTTACGTGATACAGAAAAACGTATAGAAAAACGATTAATAGAAGCACAAAAAAATTGGGAGGAATCTTCTAAAAAAAATAAAGAAATTGTTTCCGAAGAAAATGTTGAAGAAGTGGTATCTATGATGAGTGGAATTCCGGTAAATAAAATAGCTCAAGCTGAAATGAAAAAATTGAGCAAAATGATAGATACATTAAAAGAAAAGATAATCGGACAGGATGAAGCTGTAGAAAAAATAGTAAAAGCAGTTCAAAGAAATAGAACTGGCTTAAAAGATCCTAATACTCCTATAGGTTCTTTTATTTTTTTAGGACAAACAGGAGTAGGAAAAACTTTCCTAGCAAAAATTTTTGCTAAAGAATTATTTGATTCAGAAGAATCACTAGTTCGTATAGACATGAGTGAGTATATGGAAAAATTTTCTGTATCTAGATTAATAGGAGCTCCTCCAGGTTATGTAGGTTATGAGGAGGGAGGACAATTAACGGAAATTATACGCCGTAGGCCTTATTCTGTTATATTACTAGATGAAATAGAAAAAGCACATCATGATGTTTTTAATATTCTATTGCAAATATTAGATTATGGATGTGTTACAGATAGTATTGGAAGAAAAATAAATTTTAAAAACACCGTAATAATTTTTACATCAAATACAGGAACACAACAATTAAAAGAATTTGGTAAAGGTATTGGATTTCAAACTAAAGCTAGAAAATCAAGTAATTACATTAAAAATATATTAGAAAAATCTTTAAATCGAACCTTTTCTCCTGAATTCCTAAATAGAATAGATGATGTTATTATTTTTAATTCTCTTACAAAAGAAGATATATCGAAAATAACTTATATTGAATTAAAAAAAACAATTCTTCATGTATTCAACTTAGGTTATGAATTGGAACTACATCCTAAAGTAATATATTTTATTCAAAAAAAAGGATTCGATCAAAAATATGGAGCACGTCCTTTGAAAAGAGCAATGGAAAAATTTATAAAAAATCCTATATCAGAATACATAATTAGTGAAAAATTAAAAAAAGGAGATAAAATTTTATTGAGAATGAATAAAAATAATGATAATGTAGAAGTATCAATTCATAAAAAAAAAAATGAAAAGAAATGA